A genome region from Perca fluviatilis chromosome 20, GENO_Pfluv_1.0, whole genome shotgun sequence includes the following:
- the jmjd7 gene encoding bifunctional peptidase and (3S)-lysyl hydroxylase JMJD7, with protein MESLKKRLAEFSLEAHDLYLNRAVPYLEAPPDPLNFYRDWIAPNKPCIIRNAFSHWPALSRWTPEYLREKVGSKVISVAVTPNGYADAVNGDRFVMPEERRMSFSSVLDILQGKVQQSGVFYVQKQCSNLLDELPELTDDVETHVSWMSAALGKLPDAVNFWLGEANAVTSMHKDHYENLYCVISGEKNFILLPPTDRPFIPYGVYQPAVYHQRDDGEFEIVDQSGAEKVPWIPLDPLDPDLERYPGYGAARPLRCSVKAGEMLYLPALWFHHVTQSHAAIAVNFWYDMEYDIKYNYYQLLETLSEVTGGST; from the exons ATGGAGTCCCTGAAGAAACGTTTGGCCGAGTTTTCCCTGGAGGCTcacg ATCTGTATCTGAACCGGGCCGTGCCGTACCTGGAGGCGCCGCCCGACCCGCTGAACTTCTACCGCGACTGGATCGCTCCCAACAAGCCCTGCATCATCCGCAACGCCTTCAGCCATTGGCCGGCTCTGTCCAGGTGGACGCCGGAGTACCTGAG GGAGAAGGTGGGGTCAAAGGTCATCAGCGTGGCGGTGACTCCCAACGGCTACGCCGACGCCGTCAACGGCGACCGCTTCGTGATGCCGGAGGAGAGACGCATGAGCTTCTCCTCTGTGCTCGACATCCTCCAGGGGAAG gtgCAGCAGAGTGGAGTGTTCTACGTCCAGAAGCAGTGCTCCAACCTGCTGGACGAGCTGCCGGAGCTCACCGACGACGTGGAGACGCACGTCTCCTGGATGAGCGCCGCGCTCG GAAAGTTACCAGATGCGGTGAATTTTTGGCTCGGAGAGGCGAACGCCGTCACGTCCA tgcacAAAGACCACTATGAGAATCTGTACTGTGTGATTTCTGGAGAGAAAAACTTCATCCTGCTGCCGCCCACAGACCGACCCTTCATCCCCTACG GTGTGTACCAGCCGGCCGTTTACCATCAACGCGACGACGGAGAGTTCGAGATCGTGGATCAGAGCGGCGCGGAGAAG gTGCCGTGGATCCCTCTGGACCCTCTAGACCCGGACCTGGAGCGGTACCCTGGGTACGGGGCGGCCCGGCCGCTCCGCTGCAGCGTGAAGGCTGGAGAGATGCTGTACCTGCCGGCACTCTGGTTCCACCACGTTACCCAATCACACGCTGCCAtcgcag tgAACTTCTGGTACGACATGGAGTACGACATCAAGTACAACTACTACCAGCTGCTGGAGACGCTGTCGGAGGTCACGGGGGGGTCAACGTGA